Proteins co-encoded in one Arachis hypogaea cultivar Tifrunner chromosome 13, arahy.Tifrunner.gnm2.J5K5, whole genome shotgun sequence genomic window:
- the LOC112737119 gene encoding translocon-associated protein subunit alpha, with product MASVKTFWIFSLVLLLLASPFVQVARCQSDSDSDEAVDTTTEESNDIGIVGDDVQDFGDATTFPAAPGVDTICVFPKNSARLITAGEETELLVGLKNDGDSSMNVIAIRASVHLPFDHRLLVQNLTAQVFNNGTVPASAQATFPYEFAVSKFLQPGTFDLVGTILYEIDQHPYQNTFFNGTIEVAEAGGFLSMESVFLVTLGIALLVLLGLWIHGQIQHLSKKTKRAPKVEVGTRSTDASMDEWLEGTAYAQSNANKSKKKK from the exons ATGGCTTCCGTCAAAACCTTCTGGATTTTCTCTCTCGTTCTTCTCCTCCTCGCTTCTCCTTTCGTTCAAG TTGCTAGGTGCCAGTCTGATTCAGATTCAGATGAAGCTGTGGACACTACCACTGAAGAATCAAATGATATTGGCATCGTTGGTGATGATGTCCAAGATTTTGGTGATGCAACGACCTTCCCTGCTGCTCCTGGAGTTGATACCATATGTGTTTTTCCGAAAAATAGTGCAAGAC TGATAACAGCTGGAGAAGAGACAGAACTGCTTGTTGGTTTGAAAAATGATG GTGATTCGAGCATGAATGTCATTGCAATTAGGGCTAGTGTTCACCTGCCGTTTGATCATCGTCTGCTTGTCCAAAATCTTACTGCTCAG GTTTTCAACAATGGTACCGTGCCAGCTTCTGCACAGGCTACATTCCCATATGAATTTGCTGTAAGCAAGTTCTTGCAG CCTGGAACTTTTGACCTTGTTGGCACTATTTTGTATGAGATAGACCAGCATCCTTACCAGAATACCTTCTTTAACGGCACTATTGAAGTTGCCGAGGCCGGTGGCTTTCTTAGCATGGAATCTGTCTTCCTTGTTACTCTTGGAATTGCCCTCCTCGTCCTCCTGGGGCTATGGATTCATGGTCAAATACAACACCTATCTAAG AAAACAAAGAGGGCTCCAAAGGTTGAAGTTGGGACTAGATCAACAGATGCTTCAATGGATGAATGGCTCGAG GGAACTGCATATGCTCAGTCCAATGCAAacaaatcaaagaagaagaagtag